A window of the Rhizobium viscosum genome harbors these coding sequences:
- a CDS encoding alpha-mannosidase, producing MSLTLAQRLDRLKVRTAELAHWRDRQSVVIDGWTFDGEPIAHHQDWPHRKGTVHFAASAAAPGDWPIEEVRLQLDLGGESLITLLYPGGEAETFGLDPYHQEFPIKGREFSIATESVARFPFGEPNRAPKLNRARLIWLDEPVHKLHLLLRQLGEAADVLENHEVLPHLIEAAEQALRSLDWPSDTSAYISRTSGAVMQQKIWELPELESNPAGLNEAQSASAGAAYDQLVARLKELQKRFPPNGELLLTGHAHIDLAWLWPYGETRRKMRRTFNTALSLMERSDDFRFNQSTAHYYAQMEEDDPELLERIKKKVAEGKWETVGGMWVEPDTNMPTGESLARQVLYGQRYFEKHFGLRHTVCWLPDCFGFSGALPQILKLGGIDSFFTIKVNWSETNHIPSDLFWWKGLDGSKVLTHTFDNPMHGYNGFVQPDCFVPTWKNFRGKTQHDTSLLAVGYGDGGGGVTAEMVEREVQLRDFPAIPSARWGTVKSFYEKAHRTATEKELPVWDGEIYLELHRATLTSQSGVKRKHRQAERALITAETIASLAHLLGAAKPQSLETDWRVVLKNEFHDILPGSSIREVYIDAEQELDGVIGNAKAEQDKALKALSAQLPAGGMADALVAVNPSLAPRPLTARLSDGTVLSSADTVAPLSVAVFDRGILKPAGMLKADTHSLENEHLSVVIGKDGAVSSLVHKATGREAIESAANQLWVYPADKPRNWDAWDVDADYAEKAVRLDRPESITLAEQGPHRAAIRVVYRYRNSTVTQLYVLTANARRLDIETTIDWHDRRTLLRTLNPVAVRSRTATFECAFGIVERQTHTNTSWEQAMFEAAAHRFVDLSEPGFGVALLNNAKYGHSARGNVIGMSLVRSPIYPDPLADEGEQSFTYALMPHEGAWHEGDVLKEAIDLNQPLVTIEASGLSAGTLSPLGVEGIPVAFSGLKPAEEGEGLILRLYEPAGRRGRLSIALLSGWQASGPLNILEEPIERAGPADIMPFEIRTWRLQQS from the coding sequence ATGTCTCTCACTCTCGCCCAACGTCTCGATCGTTTGAAGGTTCGTACAGCCGAGCTTGCTCACTGGCGCGACAGGCAAAGCGTTGTGATCGACGGCTGGACCTTCGACGGCGAGCCGATCGCCCATCATCAGGATTGGCCGCACCGCAAGGGAACTGTTCATTTCGCGGCATCCGCGGCGGCACCGGGCGACTGGCCAATCGAAGAGGTTCGCCTGCAGCTCGATCTCGGCGGCGAAAGCCTGATTACATTGCTCTATCCGGGCGGGGAGGCCGAGACATTCGGGCTCGACCCCTACCATCAGGAATTCCCGATCAAGGGCAGGGAGTTTTCAATTGCGACCGAAAGCGTTGCACGCTTTCCCTTCGGTGAGCCGAACCGGGCACCGAAGCTCAACAGGGCGCGGCTGATCTGGCTGGATGAACCGGTCCATAAGCTGCACCTTCTGTTGCGGCAGCTCGGCGAAGCCGCCGATGTGCTGGAAAACCATGAGGTCTTGCCGCACCTCATCGAGGCGGCCGAACAGGCGCTGCGCAGCCTCGACTGGCCCTCGGACACGTCAGCCTATATTTCGCGCACATCCGGTGCGGTCATGCAGCAGAAGATCTGGGAACTGCCAGAGCTTGAGTCAAACCCGGCCGGCCTTAATGAAGCGCAGAGCGCTTCGGCTGGTGCCGCCTATGATCAGCTGGTCGCGCGTCTGAAAGAGCTTCAGAAGCGATTCCCGCCGAATGGCGAGCTGTTGCTGACTGGCCATGCCCATATCGACCTTGCCTGGCTCTGGCCCTACGGCGAGACGCGCCGGAAGATGCGCCGCACCTTCAACACTGCGCTCTCGCTGATGGAGCGGTCGGACGACTTCCGGTTCAATCAATCGACCGCTCATTATTATGCGCAGATGGAAGAGGACGATCCAGAGCTTCTCGAGCGGATCAAGAAGAAGGTTGCCGAGGGCAAGTGGGAAACCGTCGGCGGCATGTGGGTCGAACCCGACACCAACATGCCGACCGGTGAAAGCCTTGCGCGGCAGGTGCTTTACGGGCAGCGCTATTTCGAGAAACACTTCGGCCTGCGCCATACGGTCTGCTGGCTGCCGGACTGCTTCGGCTTTTCGGGTGCCTTGCCGCAGATTTTGAAGCTTGGCGGGATCGACAGCTTCTTCACCATCAAGGTGAACTGGAGCGAGACCAATCATATCCCATCCGACTTGTTCTGGTGGAAGGGGCTCGATGGAAGCAAGGTTCTGACCCACACTTTCGACAATCCCATGCATGGCTACAACGGTTTCGTGCAGCCGGATTGCTTCGTGCCGACCTGGAAGAATTTCCGCGGCAAGACGCAGCACGACACGTCGCTGCTGGCCGTCGGCTACGGCGATGGCGGGGGTGGCGTGACAGCTGAAATGGTCGAGCGCGAAGTGCAACTGCGTGACTTCCCGGCGATCCCGAGTGCACGCTGGGGGACGGTGAAGAGCTTTTACGAGAAGGCCCACCGCACTGCGACGGAAAAGGAACTTCCGGTCTGGGACGGGGAAATCTACCTCGAACTGCACCGCGCGACCCTGACCTCCCAGAGCGGCGTCAAGCGCAAGCACCGTCAGGCCGAACGAGCGCTGATCACCGCGGAGACAATCGCTTCGCTCGCGCATCTGCTGGGTGCTGCCAAACCGCAAAGCCTCGAGACCGACTGGCGCGTCGTCCTGAAGAACGAGTTCCACGATATTCTGCCGGGCTCGAGCATCCGCGAAGTCTATATCGATGCCGAACAGGAACTCGACGGCGTCATCGGCAATGCCAAGGCGGAACAGGACAAGGCTTTGAAGGCGCTATCGGCCCAGCTTCCGGCGGGCGGGATGGCGGATGCGCTGGTTGCCGTCAATCCGTCGCTCGCGCCGCGGCCACTCACTGCGAGACTTTCCGATGGGACAGTCCTGTCATCTGCCGATACTGTCGCGCCACTTTCCGTCGCTGTCTTTGATCGCGGGATACTCAAGCCCGCCGGCATGCTGAAAGCCGATACGCACAGCCTCGAAAACGAGCATCTGTCTGTTGTCATCGGCAAAGATGGCGCCGTTTCGAGCCTTGTTCACAAGGCAACGGGCAGGGAGGCGATCGAGAGCGCAGCCAATCAGCTCTGGGTCTATCCGGCCGACAAACCACGCAATTGGGATGCCTGGGACGTTGATGCCGATTATGCCGAAAAGGCTGTCCGCCTCGACAGGCCCGAGAGCATCACGCTTGCCGAACAGGGGCCGCATCGCGCGGCGATCCGCGTCGTTTACCGATACCGGAACTCGACCGTTACGCAGCTTTACGTGCTGACCGCCAATGCCCGCAGGCTTGATATCGAGACGACGATCGACTGGCATGACCGGCGTACGCTGCTAAGAACGCTGAACCCGGTCGCCGTGCGTTCACGCACTGCCACCTTCGAATGCGCCTTCGGTATCGTCGAGCGGCAGACACACACGAACACGTCCTGGGAGCAGGCAATGTTCGAAGCTGCCGCACATCGTTTTGTCGATCTCAGCGAACCGGGCTTTGGCGTCGCTCTGCTCAACAATGCCAAATACGGGCACAGTGCACGAGGCAATGTCATCGGCATGAGCCTCGTGCGCTCGCCGATCTATCCCGATCCGCTTGCCGATGAAGGCGAGCAGAGCTTTACTTATGCGCTGATGCCGCATGAGGGCGCCTGGCATGAAGGCGACGTCCTCAAGGAAGCGATCGATCTCAATCAGCCGCTCGTGACCATCGAGGCCAGTGGTCTCTCGGCAGGCACTCTGTCGCCTCTCGGTGTAGAGGGCATACCGGTCGCCTTTTCGGGACTGAAGCCGGCGGAGGAGGGAGAAGGCCTTATCCTGCGGCTTTACGAACCGGCGGGCCGGCGCGGTCGGCTTTCGATCGCCTTGCTCTCGGGCTGGCAGGCTTCGGGACCACTGAACATCCTCGAAGAGCCGATCGAGCGTGCAGGCCCTGCCGATATCATGCCGTTTGAAATTCGGACCTGGCGGCTGCAACAAAGCTGA
- the tkt gene encoding transketolase yields the protein MTESVKSVPAPRDQHLRDMANCIRFLSMDAVEKAKSGHPGMPMGMADIAVVLFSDFLKFDAEDPYWFDRDRFLISNGHGSMLLYSLLYLTGYRDMTIDQIENFRQVDSKTAGHPEYRHATGIETTTGPLGQGIANSVGFALAERIMNARFGDNLSNHYTYVFLGDGCLMEGISQEAISLAGHLKLGKLIAFWDNNSISIDGATSLAESDDQPARFRASNWHVQEIDGHDTDAIRNAIVEAQRVTDRPSLIACKTIIGFGFPTRAGTQKAHSDAPGEEEIAGARKILGWNAPPFEIPSDLLEDWRKIGAKGRNARMAWAVRVQTAKADVRGEFERRMKGELPSDWTGAIEAAKQELLSAEKDLATRQASGIVLNHLAETIPELIGGSADLTPSNNTKAKSMIEIAPGHYNGSYVHYGVREHGMAAAINGIALHGGLIPYGGTFLTFSDYARPSIRLAAMMAVRSIFVMTHDSIGLGEDGPTHQPVEHLTALRAIPGLAVFRPGDPIETAECWQAILDAPRQAALIALSRQPMPLLRRQPGSINLSAKGGYVLLEAEGGARELTIMSTGSELHLAVEARAKLQAEGVPTAVVSMPCRLLFEAQAPDYKREVLGGGTARVAVEAAVQDSWDRYLGLDGRFVGMHSFGASGKIDDVYKKFDITTDAVVRAARGALGVRRR from the coding sequence ATGACGGAATCCGTGAAGTCCGTACCGGCGCCCCGCGATCAGCACCTGCGCGACATGGCCAATTGCATTCGGTTCCTCTCGATGGATGCCGTCGAGAAGGCCAAGAGCGGGCACCCCGGCATGCCGATGGGCATGGCCGATATTGCTGTCGTGCTCTTTTCCGACTTCCTGAAATTCGACGCCGAAGACCCCTACTGGTTTGATCGGGACCGTTTTCTGATCTCCAATGGGCACGGTTCGATGCTGCTTTACAGCCTGCTCTATCTGACCGGCTACCGGGATATGACGATCGACCAGATCGAAAACTTTCGTCAGGTCGACAGCAAGACGGCAGGTCATCCCGAGTATCGTCATGCCACCGGCATCGAGACGACCACCGGGCCGCTCGGACAGGGCATTGCCAATTCGGTTGGTTTCGCGCTTGCCGAGCGCATCATGAACGCCAGGTTCGGTGACAATCTTTCGAACCACTACACCTATGTGTTCCTGGGTGACGGATGCCTGATGGAGGGCATCAGCCAGGAGGCCATATCGCTCGCGGGCCACTTGAAGCTCGGCAAGCTGATCGCGTTCTGGGACAACAATTCGATATCGATCGACGGGGCGACAAGTCTGGCGGAATCCGACGATCAGCCGGCGCGGTTCCGTGCATCGAACTGGCATGTGCAGGAGATTGACGGACACGATACGGACGCCATCCGCAACGCGATCGTCGAAGCGCAGCGGGTTACCGACCGCCCCTCATTGATTGCCTGCAAGACCATTATCGGCTTCGGCTTCCCGACCCGCGCCGGCACGCAGAAGGCTCATAGTGACGCGCCGGGTGAAGAGGAGATCGCCGGTGCCCGCAAGATTCTCGGCTGGAATGCGCCTCCCTTCGAGATTCCATCCGACCTGCTGGAAGACTGGAGGAAGATCGGCGCCAAGGGGCGTAATGCGCGAATGGCCTGGGCGGTTCGGGTCCAGACGGCGAAGGCAGATGTTCGCGGGGAATTCGAACGCCGCATGAAGGGCGAACTGCCTTCAGACTGGACCGGAGCGATAGAGGCGGCAAAACAGGAGCTTCTGTCCGCCGAAAAGGACCTTGCAACAAGGCAGGCGAGCGGGATTGTTCTCAACCACCTTGCCGAGACCATTCCCGAGCTTATCGGCGGATCGGCGGACCTGACACCGTCGAACAACACGAAAGCCAAATCCATGATCGAGATTGCGCCGGGTCACTATAACGGATCCTATGTCCATTATGGCGTACGCGAACATGGGATGGCGGCTGCCATCAACGGCATTGCCCTTCATGGTGGGCTGATCCCTTATGGTGGCACCTTCCTGACCTTTTCCGATTACGCCCGGCCGTCCATTCGGCTGGCGGCGATGATGGCGGTGCGTTCAATCTTCGTGATGACCCATGATTCGATCGGTCTCGGCGAGGATGGTCCAACCCACCAGCCTGTCGAACATCTGACGGCGCTACGCGCCATTCCAGGCCTCGCTGTGTTCCGCCCGGGCGACCCGATCGAGACGGCGGAATGCTGGCAGGCTATTCTCGATGCCCCACGACAGGCTGCATTGATCGCTCTGTCCCGCCAGCCCATGCCGCTTCTGAGAAGGCAGCCGGGCTCCATCAACCTGTCTGCAAAGGGTGGATACGTTCTGCTTGAGGCTGAGGGCGGTGCTCGCGAGTTGACGATCATGTCGACGGGATCGGAACTGCATCTTGCCGTTGAAGCAAGGGCGAAGCTCCAGGCGGAGGGCGTCCCAACCGCTGTTGTTTCCATGCCGTGCCGGCTGCTGTTTGAGGCGCAGGCACCGGACTACAAGCGGGAGGTTCTCGGGGGCGGAACTGCGCGTGTCGCGGTGGAAGCAGCCGTCCAGGATAGCTGGGACCGATATCTCGGGCTCGACGGCCGGTTCGTCGGCATGCACAGCTTCGGGGCGTCGGGCAAGATCGACGACGTCTACAAGAAGTTCGACATTACCACCGACGCAGTTGTGAGGGCCGCACGAGGAGCACTGGGTGTTCGCCGTCGATGA
- a CDS encoding ABC transporter ATP-binding protein, producing the protein MISVKNLAVSFGSGHSAKQVVKDVSFDVAAGETFGLVGESGCGKSTVLGALAGRIKAWGGSIALDGEAIAAKRSKSQLAKQQMVFQDPFGSLHPRHTIGRTLLEPLEIHGIDRRRERVEQALRDVGLPASFYHRFPHQLSGGQRQRVAIARALILKPRVLLLDEPTSALDVSIQAEILNLLKDLREREKLTYILVSHDMAVIAHLCNRVAVMQGGMFVEIASREALLSGNVEHSYTRTLLDGSRGYQPTRRAG; encoded by the coding sequence ATGATATCAGTTAAAAATCTTGCCGTTTCCTTCGGCAGCGGCCACTCCGCCAAGCAGGTGGTCAAGGATGTCTCCTTCGACGTCGCTGCGGGCGAGACCTTCGGCCTTGTCGGTGAAAGCGGATGCGGCAAATCCACTGTTCTCGGCGCGTTGGCCGGCAGGATCAAAGCATGGGGTGGCTCGATTGCGCTCGACGGAGAGGCAATCGCTGCCAAGCGCTCAAAATCGCAGCTCGCCAAGCAGCAGATGGTTTTCCAGGACCCTTTCGGCTCGCTTCACCCGCGTCACACGATCGGCCGCACTCTTCTCGAACCTCTCGAGATTCATGGCATCGACCGGCGCAGGGAACGCGTAGAGCAGGCGTTGCGTGATGTCGGCCTGCCCGCATCCTTCTATCATCGTTTTCCGCATCAGCTCTCAGGCGGCCAGCGCCAGCGTGTCGCAATCGCGCGTGCCTTGATCCTGAAGCCGCGCGTGCTTCTCCTCGACGAGCCGACATCCGCACTCGACGTGTCCATCCAGGCCGAGATCCTCAATCTGCTGAAGGACCTGCGCGAAAGGGAGAAGCTGACTTACATTCTGGTCAGCCACGACATGGCTGTCATCGCTCACCTCTGCAATCGGGTCGCCGTCATGCAGGGCGGGATGTTCGTGGAGATCGCTTCAAGAGAGGCTTTGCTCAGCGGAAATGTTGAACATTCCTATACGCGCACGCTTCTCGACGGCAGCAGGGGCTACCAACCCACGCGCCGCGCCGGCTAG